GAAATAGAAGTAAACTATTTATCTCATTTTAGCCTGCTATTTAATTACAGCGTTTTTAAAGTTTTAAAAAATTACATTAATGGAGAGATAAAAATCAAATGGCCAAATGATATTTATTTAAATGGAAAAAAAATAGCCGGCTTTTTGATCGAAAGCAGTATAGAAAATAACAGCATCTCAAAGTTAATCGTCGGTGTAGGAATAAATGTAAACCAATCGATAAAAGATTTTGAAGAAGATATTAAAGAAGTAGCAACATCTTTAAAAATAGAAGATGGAAAAACATTTAGCAGAAAAGAAATATTTTTAGACATATTGCAGCAAATAGAAAAAGACTATTTAAAATTCATGAAAGAAAAGTACTTAGACATTAAAAAGATTGAAGAAAATCTTCTTTGGCTAAATCAAGATGTTATGATTTTAGAAGATGGAAAGCCAATACTTTCAGGAAAACTGATTGGTCTAAATGAAGATGGAAGCTTAATGCTAAAAACTGACAAAGGT
This genomic window from Sulfurihydrogenibium sp. contains:
- a CDS encoding biotin--[acetyl-CoA-carboxylase] ligase, translated to MIDEIKLIQLLKEKKISGEQLAQIYKVSRVAVWKKIKKLKDLGYKIESDRHGYRIIQPPDKLLPQEIIPNLKTKFIGKNYLYFKEIDSTNIQAKRENYEDGTVIFAESQTAGKGRKNRKWQSHKGLGLYFSIVLKPEIEVNYLSHFSLLFNYSVFKVLKNYINGEIKIKWPNDIYLNGKKIAGFLIESSIENNSISKLIVGVGINVNQSIKDFEEDIKEVATSLKIEDGKTFSRKEIFLDILQQIEKDYLKFMKEKYLDIKKIEENLLWLNQDVMILEDGKPILSGKLIGLNEDGSLMLKTDKGLKFVYVGDLSIRNK